In the Bos javanicus breed banteng chromosome 28, ARS-OSU_banteng_1.0, whole genome shotgun sequence genome, one interval contains:
- the LOC133240678 gene encoding large ribosomal subunit protein eL39 — MSSHKTFRIKRFLAKKQKQNRPIPQWIRMKTGNKIRYNSKRRHWRRTKLGL, encoded by the coding sequence ATGTCTTCTCACAAGACTTTCAGGATCAAGCGATTCCTGgccaagaaacaaaagcagaatcgTCCCATTCCTCAatggattcgaatgaaaactggcAATAAAATCAGGTACAACTCCAAGAGAAGACATTGGAGAAGAACCAAGCTGGGTCTATAA